The window tattgtctcacgtatctaaccaaacttggtcaaacggctcaaatgaagggttacacgtgccgatttccaaggcgagagactaataattatccatgcggatggagagaaagggttcttgcccaatgcttttacatgttggaaagcaagcaaccatagtggagactaccacgacaatgtgaatggggacatttttatgaagtggataaaggaaaaagtgttaccgaatttagaaccaaattcagtaccTACTAGTAttcgataacgcgccctaccataacatacaaattgataaagctcctacttcaaaaagtaggaagcaagatatgaaggtgtggctttcaaaaaacggaataccattctgcgacgatatccttttatcctgaaatctacaaacttgtgcagctatataaaccaaggcatgtccggtacgccttggacgaaactattcaactacagggtcatgacatcttacgacttccgccctaccacccagacctcaatcccattgagttaatttgggtgaagtcaacatcatgtggttatgagatatacatctttcactatgtatcaagctaaagctctatgcgaagacaagatatcaagtatgggcgcagaagagtggtcagtaaagtgcaagcacgtagagaaaatcgaaagggactatgcagccgcaaaaccccagattgacaatattatagaatcccttattatatcagttggttctgatacagacagcagtgacagttacccagaagaggaggacaacttgagtggaattgaagaactccaatgaaaaaacaatcattgtaagtaacatttgttattagaaaattatattctaagcattaaatattattgaagtgattgtaaattgaataataagagaataccaaataataacaataataggacttatccttgtttttcagttgttatattgttgtttaacgtgtttttgaaaataacgtatgtgtgaataataatcggcaaatcgaaatcgtgagtttaaagtcgttaagagattcttgcgccttcatctcagcggctagcacgtaaacgcaacccgccacacagataacgttcgttttttgaaagggtagtattagggctgtacgagcacagctaaattcctccaactgtacggGCAAGGCGCAGATCTGCAACATCTGTCTGACTCGCAAGGCGCAGTTCGCTCCGAGAGCAGGCACTCCAGGCTTCCGTCCTCCAAAAGTCCTGCTCAAGTACCCACTGCAAACCACAGGTCAGAACACAATGTACTTGAGTATTTTACAGCCGACTTATCGGTACGGTGGAATCTGTACTTTtaacattaatgaaaaaaaaaataaacttatcaaTATATAAACTCTCTGGAGTTATAggcataattttttatacttaagatATTACAGAAATGcgtttttaaaatggtttattcaCAAATATGTACAAAAAGTATCATGTAAATTAATATcggttaattttataatttaaattattatttaaaaccatcaTTAACTGAGAGgcaattatttaatcaaattgaattatataaaagtagTATAGTAAAAGTCCTTGTGGCACATACttattgtttgaaaatgtgttttgtacCATTTGTGGTACAAGGTAGTAAAGCGTATCGCCACCAATGGTACACTATATAACACTCATTGCTGTAAACTGCAGCACAATATGGATagtttttgaatatgttttgtaaatggAGCTTCAGTTGAAGTATAGCAGGTTCCAAGCACAAGTGTGTTACATTGTAATTGTGCTAtattttttaagggttttattaattttttagtccTTTTGTTGTTGTGGTTGATGCCATAGCTGTCATGCAAGTTTTTCGATTTACAATTTGTCTAAATATGATCAAAATAGTTACAATCTGGGAAAAATTTCAGCCCCACTGTGTAGAGCAAAGTTTAGTCAGATCAGTTTCTGTTTAAAATCTTTTGCTTAAAATGTGGCCAAAATACTCTCAATATCgtaattttgttggttttttttcaaattctagcACAGTGTGATCTTTTGAGTGCTTTTATCATTCATTTATCCTTTTTCGCAGctgattaaaaacaaattctCTAGAAATAGTCGTACTTTCTCAGACACAAGTAATTAGTTAATCGTGCAAGTAATTAATGTTTTCCCCATGTGACTTACACAAGTGGATGTTGCAGCGGTGGACATGTGGTCTGCAGGTGTGATCATGCTGTGTATCCTGAGCGGCTGTTATCCGTTCTTCTTCGGTTCACCTGACGACATCTCTGCCTTGTGTGAGATCATCACTGTCTTCGGGAAAACAGCCATAACCACTCTAGCGAAAAAGATTGGTAAGTAGTGAGCGTCTTTTGTTGTTTTAACCTGTACGGATGTAGTATTTGAAACTGCCAACATTCagaaattcaattaaattgaaaacaactTCTTTCATAAAAGTACATAGGTGTACATCAAATGACatcatattcataaaatatatatatttcaacctCCAATTTCACGCCATGATGGCCAGACACTTTACTGGACTGCGGTGGGTGCAGAAGTCATTTGCCCATCTTCCCCactacaacatttgtcactgtCGAGTTCAAGTAGCAAAAATTGCAAATTTCGTTAGTCCAACAAAAGAGGGTTTTATAAATCTCAGACATAGCTGAAGTATACAGGAATGTCAAGCCAACATTGTCTTGTTTTTATCAAACTACTGTTTTTCatggtattttgtaaattttttgaatgtactattttaataatctaaGACTACCTTTATGCTTCTACCATCTTTTATGAAATGTTAGATGTTATTGTATGAATGTGTTAACTGATGGTGATAATTAGATTTTGGCAGAttgcattgtaatatttttataaacatattcattCTTACTCTTTACCAGTGGTGTAACTATGGGAGGGAGATGATTGGGGAAGAACCCTCTTCAAGAGCCGGTGTTCAGTAAAAattttccaatactttgggattttgttctacacataaaaataagcaaaaatgttcgtataaaggtatgtcctaaaacctttagttttctcACTATccgtctgtatgtgtttttaattttaaaaaagtttttgaatcagttaagataaagttacaaaacttgagaattgtattaacattTGGTAGAcctatttgataataaaatattgataaaatccttttacctgtttcaaaatggtggacgTTTATattattccatcaaaataactCACAACCGACTAACGTCCGCAATTTTGAAACCGGGAGATGGATtttgttaatatgttattttcaaaaagatgtagcaaagtttaatacaaatctcaagtttcataactttatcttaactggttcaaaagatgtatttaaaaggtaaaacctatttaaaggttttaggacataccttcatatggacatttttgctcatttttatgtgtagaacataATCCCAGTGTATTGGAACACATTTACTGAAtaccctgtatataaatattcttaaaataacaatccaacttgtttgaaatacagcagttaaatattttgttttgaattaggcctattaaatttacttttactcACTTTCAATCCATAACCTTCTCCGTCCATTGGTGTATTCTTCTGTCGGATACATTTCTCGCCCAAAAAGCCAAGTCCTAATTACACCACTGCTCTCTACAAATGCtacaaacaaatttcaataatgaGTCAATAATTTGTGAGCTTATACTAACGAGTTATGGATGTTTCAGGTCGAAATGTGGTCTGCAGTGAGAAGCGGAAGCCACTGAACTTGCGAATCTTGTGCGAGAGCCTGAGACAACGCAAGACTAGCGGCAAACTACCCAAGGCTGACCAACCGTTGTGTCAGGACTGCCACCACTCCAACACCCTCGAGCACGGCTGCCTGTGTGAGGACAAGTGTAGGCTCGACCTGTCCTCCAGCTACTTCCCTCGCTCTGCGTTCGACCTGCTCGCCAGACTCCTGGACGTCGGCCCTGACACTCGGATATTATTTTATACGTAAAACTACCATTATATGTAATGTAtggtttgatattaaaattttcttattaaaataatgttgtttacctTTATTGTTAATTTCCATTCAGCCACTATTAAgagtttaacaaattttcaatacatacCCTTTTTGACTGAGTGAttagaaaatactaaaatttaattctttcacAAATGAAGTTTTTGAGTACaagaaatcggtaacactacatttcaagatctgcaatctgatgtatTTCTTAGATAAATAACTaat is drawn from Homalodisca vitripennis isolate AUS2020 unplaced genomic scaffold, UT_GWSS_2.1 ScUCBcl_5497;HRSCAF=12243, whole genome shotgun sequence and contains these coding sequences:
- the LOC124373415 gene encoding cell division cycle 7-related protein kinase-like, which encodes MTVKETKLYMRNLLLALRRVHSFNIIHRDIKPSNFLYNRHTKQFLLVDFGLAQKVNENENSLRNPIIKRKREDDDLENAENPRVKRCALDQVGGNKQDLSGFAKQPQHSNVLSTNTIKRPLTTNSSNVINNTAEKVYGKKQSFQNLMPQKVKSTNAQTSFVRVQNSQAQICNICLTRKAQFAPRAGTPGFRPPKVLLKYPLQTTAVDMWSAGVIMLCILSGCYPFFFGSPDDISALCEIITVFGKTAITTLAKKIGRNVVCSEKRKPLNLRILCESLRQRKTSGKLPKADQPLCQDCHHSNTLEHGCLCEDKCRLDLSSSYFPRSAFDLLARLLD